A window of the Egibacter rhizosphaerae genome harbors these coding sequences:
- a CDS encoding putative quinol monooxygenase — protein sequence MLIVAGCLRVQAAGREDYIAGCREVVKAALRAEGCLDFALTADPMSSDRIYVYERWTSREALQRFRGSGPDPAQASKIPEADVQHCHAPFRGRLSSPMEPRACDKHTAQGPEIGQAPPFRWFWCAVRTIHASHTVTD from the coding sequence GTGCTCATCGTCGCTGGATGCTTGCGAGTCCAAGCCGCCGGCCGCGAGGACTACATCGCCGGCTGCAGGGAGGTCGTGAAGGCGGCGCTACGCGCCGAGGGTTGCCTTGACTTCGCCCTGACCGCCGACCCGATGTCGTCGGACCGCATCTACGTCTACGAGCGGTGGACATCACGCGAAGCCCTACAGCGGTTCCGCGGCTCCGGCCCCGACCCCGCTCAAGCCAGCAAGATCCCCGAAGCGGATGTGCAGCATTGCCACGCCCCCTTCCGTGGCCGACTCAGTAGCCCGATGGAACCACGAGCCTGTGACAAGCATACGGCTCAGGGCCCCGAGATTGGCCAAGCGCCGCCATTCCGGTGGTTCTGGTGCGCGGTTCGAACGATCCACGCCAGCCACACGGTTACGGACTGA
- a CDS encoding type II toxin-antitoxin system VapC family toxin, which translates to MVDASAVVEVLRRSELGDAVAGAMRSAALATPAHLDAEVLSALARLVGGGAAAAASVDRALVELGRFPVERYPITPLLERAWALRDNVAARDAIYVACAELLGATLLTLDHKLARSSPVDVEHLP; encoded by the coding sequence GTGGTCGACGCCTCGGCCGTCGTCGAGGTGCTGCGCCGCAGCGAGCTCGGCGATGCCGTAGCCGGCGCGATGCGCAGCGCTGCCTTGGCCACACCCGCCCATCTCGACGCCGAGGTGCTCTCGGCGCTCGCGCGATTGGTAGGGGGCGGTGCGGCAGCGGCCGCGAGCGTGGACCGAGCCCTGGTAGAGCTTGGGCGGTTTCCGGTCGAGCGGTATCCGATCACGCCACTGCTGGAGCGCGCGTGGGCCCTACGGGACAACGTCGCCGCACGCGACGCCATCTACGTCGCGTGCGCTGAGTTGCTCGGCGCCACCCTACTCACCCTCGACCACAAGCTCGCACGCAGCTCACCGGTTGACGTCGAACATCTGCCATGA
- a CDS encoding RNA polymerase sigma factor — MDETGRDEAEGFCSAQFPRLVGGLSLHLGDRRLAEEVAQEALLRAFARWEHVRGLDNPAGWTWRVALNLANSTFRRRAAERRASQRLAGGPPSGESSATDGSTRIAIRHAVARLPKRQRTVIVLRFYLDLPVAEAATHMGVSENAVRSLTKRAVAALRVSFGDDVPTDGPGVPVDTEACDA; from the coding sequence ATGGACGAGACAGGACGAGACGAGGCGGAGGGGTTCTGCTCCGCGCAGTTCCCGAGGCTCGTTGGTGGCCTGTCGCTGCATCTGGGTGACCGGCGGCTCGCCGAAGAGGTGGCCCAGGAGGCGCTGCTGCGCGCGTTCGCCCGGTGGGAGCACGTCCGCGGGCTGGACAATCCCGCGGGGTGGACATGGCGGGTGGCGTTGAACCTGGCCAACAGCACGTTCCGGCGGCGCGCCGCCGAGCGGCGCGCCAGCCAGCGTCTTGCTGGTGGCCCCCCGTCAGGCGAAAGCAGCGCCACGGACGGCAGCACCCGGATCGCGATTCGACACGCGGTCGCCAGGCTCCCCAAGCGCCAGCGAACGGTCATTGTTCTGCGGTTCTATCTCGACTTGCCCGTGGCCGAGGCCGCGACGCACATGGGGGTGTCCGAGAACGCCGTGCGGTCGCTCACCAAGCGGGCGGTTGCGGCGTTGCGCGTGTCGTTCGGCGACGACGTGCCCACCGACGGTCCGGGTGTCCCTGTCGATACGGAGGCCTGTGATGCCTGA
- a CDS encoding dienelactone hydrolase family protein, whose product MAEIALFHHAHGRTSGVLAFADELRQAGHSVHVPDLFEGQTFERLEDGVGYAEQVGFGTIVDRGVLAAEGLPPALVYVGWSLGVLPAQKLAQTRAGATGAVLLEACVPAHEFGSPWPPGVPLQVHGMDADELFADEGDVDAARELVTRVEDAELFLYAGNRHLFADNGLSSYDQAAAQLLLDRVLSFLDAEA is encoded by the coding sequence ATGGCCGAGATCGCGCTGTTCCACCATGCCCACGGACGCACGTCGGGAGTCCTCGCGTTCGCCGACGAGCTCAGGCAGGCCGGGCATTCCGTCCACGTGCCCGATCTCTTCGAGGGGCAGACGTTCGAGCGACTGGAGGACGGCGTCGGCTACGCCGAGCAGGTCGGTTTCGGCACCATCGTCGACCGCGGCGTGCTCGCCGCCGAGGGCTTGCCGCCCGCGCTCGTCTATGTCGGCTGGTCTCTCGGGGTGCTGCCCGCTCAGAAGCTCGCTCAGACCCGAGCAGGCGCCACCGGGGCCGTGCTGCTGGAAGCCTGCGTGCCTGCCCACGAGTTCGGCAGCCCATGGCCGCCAGGGGTGCCGTTGCAGGTGCACGGCATGGACGCTGACGAGCTGTTCGCCGACGAGGGCGATGTTGACGCCGCCCGCGAACTCGTGACGAGGGTGGAGGACGCCGAACTGTTTCTGTACGCCGGAAACCGTCACCTGTTCGCCGACAACGGGCTGTCGTCCTACGACCAAGCCGCAGCCCAACTGCTTCTCGACCGTGTCCTCAGCTTCCTGGACGCCGAGGCCTGA
- a CDS encoding helix-turn-helix transcriptional regulator has translation MADLGQRFRLRTSRKSASHDRSGCAMAARTTSFAARDRVRNEIGEVCRSGTGPGPLLHGVLDRLRTQVGFDAVFISATDPSTMLFSQAGIVEGIPSAMCAPWLDNEFAADDFNKYADLHRTHSGPSTLQRATFGRPARSARHRELNTAYGFGPELRATFSVDGECWGALNLLRAENAADFDDADLDLVGSVSEFVAKGLRRIVLAVDVDGEPHAEPGVILLDGDGSVVSMTEHAALYLAELAHPEVQQAGMTLPGEAYVVGARARARASGVPGPSPVARTRARNGQWLTLRADCSRNVSGAVVSTAIVIEPSRTSEMLPLFVAAHGLSSREQAVLAELVKGATTAETATALHISPHTVRDHVKSLHEKVGVRSRAELISQLYRLHYAPGFEVQHHI, from the coding sequence GTGGCCGATCTCGGGCAGAGGTTTAGGCTCAGGACGAGCCGCAAGTCAGCGAGCCACGACCGATCGGGCTGCGCGATGGCTGCACGCACGACCTCGTTCGCCGCCCGCGATCGCGTGCGCAACGAGATCGGCGAGGTGTGCCGCAGCGGGACGGGGCCGGGGCCGCTGCTGCACGGGGTGCTGGACCGCCTGCGCACCCAGGTCGGCTTCGACGCCGTGTTCATTTCCGCCACCGACCCCTCCACGATGCTGTTCTCTCAGGCGGGGATCGTGGAGGGCATCCCGTCGGCGATGTGCGCGCCGTGGCTGGACAACGAATTCGCCGCCGACGACTTCAACAAGTACGCCGATCTGCACCGCACGCACAGCGGCCCCTCGACGCTGCAGCGCGCGACGTTCGGACGGCCCGCCCGCAGCGCCCGCCACCGTGAGCTCAACACCGCCTACGGGTTCGGTCCCGAGCTGCGAGCCACGTTCAGCGTCGACGGGGAGTGCTGGGGTGCGCTCAACCTGCTGCGCGCCGAGAACGCGGCCGACTTCGATGATGCCGACCTTGACCTCGTCGGCTCGGTCTCCGAGTTCGTCGCCAAGGGCTTGCGACGGATCGTGCTCGCCGTCGACGTCGACGGCGAACCCCACGCTGAGCCCGGCGTGATCCTGCTCGACGGCGACGGCTCGGTGGTGTCCATGACCGAGCACGCCGCGCTCTACCTTGCGGAACTTGCCCACCCCGAGGTCCAACAAGCCGGCATGACACTGCCGGGAGAGGCTTACGTCGTCGGTGCGCGAGCGCGAGCGCGGGCTTCAGGAGTTCCCGGCCCCTCGCCCGTGGCGCGCACGCGGGCACGCAATGGACAATGGTTGACGCTGCGTGCCGACTGCTCGCGGAACGTCTCGGGAGCGGTCGTGTCGACCGCGATCGTGATCGAACCGTCCCGAACGAGCGAGATGCTCCCGCTGTTCGTCGCCGCCCACGGTCTCAGCTCGCGCGAGCAAGCCGTCCTCGCCGAACTCGTGAAGGGTGCGACGACGGCCGAGACGGCCACCGCGCTGCACATCTCTCCCCACACGGTTCGTGACCACGTGAAGTCCCTCCACGAGAAGGTGGGCGTCCGCTCGCGAGCCGAGCTCATCAGCCAGCTCTACCGCCTGCACTACGCTCCGGGCTTCGAAGTGCAGCACCACATCTGA
- a CDS encoding diguanylate cyclase domain-containing protein encodes MEHAGERRLVDLLAGELRAHVAPPADGLRRRDAACVWGDNAAGMRPLLAHLLDERDARRPALVRGIPHHPDSIARERHYRDGLARRGMPVDEDLVITGWFTPEPTYTAMWELLERRRDFDAVVALNDMSAVSAIAALNDAGLRVPEDVAVTGYDNDLIATQWPGLTTVDQSFGEQGRVAAELMLEQIRDGPIAREVAVTSRVVVRGSTRPKGEPPVTDLDEAIAIAKSDKEQLAARDASLALSSALNYCWTVDEIVDAVSAHLHRLGIIRCYLGLYERRFDPDGDDGPTRVETDRARVVLAYRNGERHGAPTEPIASHELLPPDLADELEGGMLVLQPLAVLDRPLGYLLFEQSTGSARVAALMRTELSRAIDGVFTGEELLQHARYLEQVVERRTRELQAEVVTRRRAERELQRAVGELQRSAMRDGLTQLANRTAFAEHLDEQWREHLETGRELAVLMVDVDAFKPYNDHYGHLAGDEALRVVAECLARAIAGPDDLACRYGGEEFTAVLANTATRGARAVCERFRRYLDEAAVPHATSPIGGRLTPSVGVAAGAPHASVDPSHLVDLADQALYDAKAAGRDRVATRRMDARPSPVDAQAGPPDPDDAVPVGPAAVGRPAAGPQEA; translated from the coding sequence ATGGAGCACGCGGGTGAGCGTCGCCTCGTCGACCTCCTTGCCGGTGAACTCCGCGCGCACGTCGCGCCGCCGGCGGATGGCCTCCGCCGGCGTGATGCCGCGTGCGTGTGGGGCGACAACGCCGCCGGCATGCGCCCGCTGCTCGCCCATCTGCTCGACGAGCGCGACGCCCGCCGCCCCGCGCTCGTCCGTGGCATCCCCCACCACCCCGACTCGATCGCCCGCGAGCGCCACTACCGCGACGGACTCGCCCGCCGCGGCATGCCCGTCGACGAGGACCTCGTGATCACCGGGTGGTTCACGCCGGAGCCGACGTACACCGCGATGTGGGAGCTGCTCGAGCGCCGCCGGGACTTCGACGCCGTCGTCGCGCTCAACGACATGTCGGCGGTGAGCGCGATCGCCGCCCTCAACGATGCGGGGTTGCGGGTCCCGGAGGACGTCGCCGTCACCGGCTACGACAACGACCTCATCGCGACCCAGTGGCCGGGTCTGACCACCGTCGACCAGAGCTTCGGCGAGCAGGGTCGTGTCGCTGCCGAGCTCATGCTCGAGCAGATCCGCGACGGCCCGATCGCCCGCGAGGTCGCCGTGACCTCGCGCGTCGTCGTCCGCGGGTCGACACGGCCGAAGGGCGAACCGCCGGTCACCGACCTCGACGAAGCGATCGCCATCGCCAAGAGCGACAAGGAGCAGCTCGCCGCACGCGACGCGAGTCTGGCCCTCAGCAGCGCCCTCAACTACTGCTGGACCGTCGACGAGATCGTCGACGCGGTCAGCGCCCACCTGCACCGCCTCGGCATCATCCGCTGCTACCTCGGCCTGTACGAGCGCCGCTTCGATCCCGACGGCGACGACGGTCCGACGCGCGTGGAGACCGACCGCGCGCGCGTCGTCCTCGCCTACCGGAACGGCGAGCGCCACGGGGCCCCGACCGAGCCGATCGCCTCCCACGAACTGCTCCCGCCGGACCTCGCCGACGAGCTGGAAGGCGGAATGCTCGTGCTCCAGCCGCTCGCCGTGCTCGATCGCCCGCTGGGGTACCTGCTGTTCGAGCAGTCGACCGGGTCGGCCCGCGTCGCCGCCCTCATGCGCACCGAGCTGAGCCGCGCCATCGACGGGGTGTTCACCGGCGAGGAACTCCTCCAGCACGCACGCTACCTCGAGCAGGTCGTCGAGCGCCGCACCCGGGAACTCCAGGCAGAGGTCGTGACGCGCCGGCGGGCCGAGCGCGAGCTGCAGCGTGCCGTCGGCGAGCTGCAGCGCTCGGCGATGCGCGACGGCCTAACCCAGCTCGCGAACCGCACCGCGTTCGCCGAGCACCTCGACGAGCAGTGGCGCGAGCACCTCGAGACCGGGCGTGAGCTCGCCGTGCTGATGGTCGACGTCGACGCGTTCAAGCCGTACAACGATCACTACGGCCACCTCGCCGGGGACGAGGCCCTGCGCGTGGTGGCCGAGTGTCTCGCCCGCGCGATCGCCGGCCCCGACGACCTCGCGTGCCGGTACGGCGGCGAGGAGTTCACCGCCGTGCTCGCCAACACGGCAACCCGCGGGGCGCGGGCGGTCTGCGAGCGGTTCCGTCGCTACCTCGACGAGGCGGCGGTCCCACACGCGACCTCGCCGATCGGCGGGCGGCTCACCCCGAGCGTCGGCGTCGCCGCCGGCGCCCCCCACGCGAGCGTCGACCCGTCACACCTCGTCGACCTCGCCGACCAAGCGCTCTACGACGCCAAGGCGGCGGGGCGCGACCGGGTCGCGACCCGGCGCATGGACGCTCGGCCCTCTCCGGTGGACGCACAGGCTGGCCCCCCTGATCCCGACGACGCGGTGCCGGTGGGGCCCGCCGCGGTCGGCCGTCCCGCGGCGGGACCGCAGGAAGCCTGA
- a CDS encoding dihydrofolate reductase family protein, producing the protein MRRLLFQMLVTADGSMAGPGGKLDWHIVDWDFSAYVDRMLRSIDAILLGRRTYEGLAGYWPDAREPEAALMNALPKFVFSSTLRQAAWSNSRIVTEDPVGEVRRLKAMEGSDLALFASSTLAATLADAGLVDEYRIIVNPVLLGKGRPVLPRLAKRIPLRLARTDVFASGTICLCYQPA; encoded by the coding sequence ATGCGTAGGCTCTTGTTCCAAATGCTGGTGACCGCCGACGGATCGATGGCGGGTCCCGGAGGCAAGCTGGATTGGCACATCGTCGATTGGGACTTCAGCGCCTACGTCGACCGGATGCTGCGCTCGATCGACGCGATCCTGCTCGGCCGGCGCACCTACGAGGGGCTCGCTGGATACTGGCCCGACGCCCGCGAGCCCGAAGCGGCGCTCATGAACGCCCTCCCAAAGTTCGTCTTCTCATCCACGCTGCGACAGGCCGCCTGGTCCAATAGCCGCATCGTCACCGAGGATCCCGTGGGCGAGGTGCGCCGCCTGAAGGCCATGGAAGGATCCGACCTCGCGTTGTTCGCCAGCTCCACACTCGCTGCGACGCTGGCCGATGCCGGCCTCGTCGACGAGTACCGCATCATCGTCAACCCCGTCCTGCTCGGTAAAGGGAGGCCCGTCCTGCCCAGACTCGCCAAGCGCATCCCGCTGCGACTCGCGCGGACCGACGTGTTCGCCTCCGGGACCATCTGCTTGTGCTACCAACCTGCCTGA
- a CDS encoding DUF1697 domain-containing protein, translating into MTRHVALLRGIGPSDPNMRNDRLRAVCEDLGLDNVVTVQSSGNIVFDVGDSERADLEGQLEAAWRESLGFESTTIVRTCDELAALTDLAPFGDRQHGRESYLLVTFVKNHIEPTFSMPHTPAGTACTMLGGTGRELFTVTDATKAGSPNTMSWLEGEFGKAITSRTWLTVQRILGRCR; encoded by the coding sequence ATGACCCGTCACGTCGCGCTACTTCGAGGGATCGGGCCGTCGGATCCGAACATGCGCAACGATCGGCTGCGTGCCGTCTGTGAGGATCTCGGGCTCGACAACGTGGTAACGGTCCAGTCCAGCGGCAACATCGTCTTTGATGTGGGAGATTCCGAGCGGGCCGATCTCGAAGGCCAGTTGGAGGCGGCGTGGCGGGAAAGCCTGGGCTTCGAGAGCACCACGATCGTGCGCACCTGTGATGAACTTGCCGCACTCACCGATCTCGCTCCGTTCGGTGACCGGCAGCACGGCAGGGAGTCGTATCTGCTCGTCACGTTCGTCAAGAACCACATCGAGCCGACCTTCTCGATGCCGCACACTCCGGCAGGTACAGCGTGCACCATGCTTGGCGGGACAGGCCGCGAACTCTTCACCGTCACGGACGCGACCAAGGCGGGCTCGCCGAACACGATGAGCTGGCTGGAGGGTGAATTCGGCAAGGCCATCACGTCGCGGACGTGGCTCACGGTCCAACGGATCCTCGGCAGGTGTCGCTGA
- a CDS encoding GAF and ANTAR domain-containing protein, whose protein sequence is MIDPSVLRRAFADYARTILDEYSVGEVLYRLTDQCVELLAVDAAAVSLAEDERLRFVAATDEDVVHVEATQIASGQGPCHQAYRTGHAVFVNDLQHEQRWPDYRAEALGHGMVAVAGLPMEVAGHRVGAVNLYRQRPHEWTGDEAEMGQLLADMATGYVLNARKLDEHRTLAEQLQQALDSRVVIERANGMLAQRHDLSTAQAFERLRSYARSHRRRIHEVADEVVGGDLDL, encoded by the coding sequence ATGATCGACCCCAGCGTGCTTCGTCGCGCGTTCGCTGACTACGCGCGGACCATCCTCGACGAGTACTCGGTAGGGGAGGTGCTGTACCGACTCACCGACCAGTGCGTCGAGCTGCTGGCCGTTGATGCCGCGGCGGTGTCGCTGGCAGAAGACGAGCGCCTACGGTTCGTGGCGGCCACGGATGAGGACGTCGTCCACGTCGAGGCAACCCAGATCGCCAGCGGTCAAGGACCCTGCCACCAGGCCTACCGGACCGGCCACGCAGTGTTCGTCAATGACTTGCAGCACGAGCAGCGCTGGCCCGACTACCGCGCAGAGGCACTCGGGCACGGGATGGTCGCGGTCGCGGGCCTGCCCATGGAGGTCGCCGGCCACCGCGTCGGCGCGGTGAACCTCTACCGCCAGCGGCCTCACGAGTGGACCGGCGACGAGGCCGAGATGGGCCAGCTCCTGGCTGACATGGCCACCGGCTACGTTCTCAACGCCCGCAAGCTCGATGAGCATCGCACGCTCGCCGAGCAGCTCCAGCAGGCGCTCGACAGCCGCGTGGTCATCGAGCGCGCGAACGGCATGCTCGCGCAACGCCACGATCTCTCGACCGCTCAAGCGTTCGAGCGCCTGCGTTCTTACGCGCGCTCGCACCGACGCCGCATCCACGAGGTCGCCGACGAAGTCGTCGGCGGCGACCTCGACCTCTGA
- a CDS encoding FitA-like ribbon-helix-helix domain-containing protein: protein MTISMHIRDLDEPTHQELVRRADAAGVSLRAYVVEVLRRHTGLPTVEDWLDEVRRDPPLPAEGPDSVTLVEEGRRDSDVA from the coding sequence ATGACGATCAGCATGCACATCCGCGACCTCGACGAGCCCACGCATCAAGAGCTCGTGCGCCGGGCTGATGCCGCGGGGGTGAGCCTGCGGGCCTACGTGGTCGAGGTTCTGCGCCGGCACACCGGTCTGCCAACGGTCGAGGACTGGCTCGACGAGGTCCGTAGGGACCCGCCCCTGCCGGCCGAAGGGCCGGACAGTGTCACGCTCGTCGAGGAGGGCCGACGCGACAGCGATGTGGCGTGA
- a CDS encoding Stp1/IreP family PP2C-type Ser/Thr phosphatase produces the protein MQIEAHGQSDIGQVRAGNEDDYFVGRTVFAVADGMGGHVAGEVAAQTALEPIAALDQREFASDDEAEEALAEALQEANRQVVEKAEAEPSYRGMGTTLTAALWREDRLHVAHVGDSRAYLLRGQEPITQLTTDHTLVERLIREGRLTREEAETHPQRNVITRAIGNEVEVIVDTLPPLHLEDGDQILLCSDGLTGPVHDAEIAGALEGLSDAREAVATLIQRANEAGGPDNITVVLLRAHGTPDGSAAPVAASAVGDTSDPDATDTGTALATHGVDASTDTARMPVRQISTRTESGSDWASSMGRLGAPQGRGQRATGDIDSRKARSGRRGRVGVVGAWILGIIVLAAVIGGGAWLFIGTSYFVSDHEGEVAIFQGVDTEIAGQPLFRVVEDEDSERVPMDALPAWRQREVEAGLHARDLADARDILANLETERVDGDDGDDEAGDDADDGADDTQEGDDANADTRHVVFGTSSLDATARPSRIEQP, from the coding sequence ATGCAGATCGAAGCGCACGGCCAGTCCGACATCGGCCAGGTCCGGGCAGGCAACGAGGACGACTATTTCGTCGGCCGCACGGTGTTCGCGGTCGCCGACGGGATGGGTGGCCACGTCGCCGGCGAGGTCGCGGCCCAGACCGCTCTCGAGCCGATCGCCGCGCTCGACCAGCGAGAGTTCGCCAGCGACGACGAGGCGGAGGAGGCACTCGCCGAGGCCCTGCAGGAGGCCAATCGGCAGGTCGTCGAGAAGGCCGAGGCCGAGCCCAGCTACCGGGGTATGGGCACGACGCTGACCGCCGCGCTGTGGCGGGAGGACCGGTTGCACGTCGCGCACGTCGGCGACAGCCGCGCCTACCTCCTCCGCGGTCAGGAGCCCATCACCCAGCTCACCACCGACCACACCCTGGTCGAGCGGCTCATCCGCGAGGGGCGCCTGACCCGCGAGGAGGCCGAGACCCATCCCCAGCGCAACGTGATCACCCGCGCGATCGGCAACGAGGTCGAGGTCATCGTCGACACGCTCCCGCCGCTGCACCTCGAGGACGGCGACCAGATCCTGCTGTGCTCCGACGGACTGACCGGTCCGGTGCACGATGCCGAGATCGCCGGCGCCCTCGAGGGCCTCAGCGACGCGCGGGAGGCGGTCGCCACCCTCATCCAGCGCGCCAACGAGGCCGGGGGGCCCGACAACATCACCGTGGTGCTGCTGCGGGCCCACGGGACGCCGGACGGGTCGGCCGCACCGGTGGCCGCGAGTGCCGTGGGCGACACGAGCGATCCCGACGCGACCGACACCGGGACCGCTCTCGCGACCCACGGGGTCGACGCCAGCACGGACACCGCGCGGATGCCGGTGCGCCAGATCTCGACGCGCACCGAGTCCGGCAGCGACTGGGCCTCGTCCATGGGCCGGCTCGGCGCGCCCCAGGGCCGCGGGCAGCGCGCTACCGGCGACATCGATTCCCGCAAGGCCCGCTCCGGGCGCCGCGGACGGGTCGGTGTCGTGGGCGCGTGGATCCTCGGCATCATCGTCCTCGCGGCCGTCATCGGCGGAGGCGCGTGGCTGTTCATCGGCACCTCCTACTTCGTCAGCGACCACGAGGGCGAGGTGGCGATCTTCCAAGGGGTCGACACCGAGATCGCCGGGCAGCCGTTGTTCCGGGTCGTCGAGGACGAGGACAGCGAGCGGGTGCCCATGGACGCGTTGCCGGCCTGGCGCCAGCGCGAGGTGGAGGCAGGACTGCACGCCCGCGACCTCGCCGACGCGCGCGACATCCTCGCCAATCTCGAGACCGAGCGCGTCGACGGGGACGACGGCGATGACGAGGCCGGGGACGACGCCGACGACGGTGCGGACGACACCCAGGAGGGCGACGACGCGAACGCCGACACCCGGCACGTGGTGTTCGGCACCTCGTCGCTCGACGCGACGGCGAGACCGAGCCGCATCGAGCAACCATGA
- a CDS encoding FHA domain-containing protein FhaB/FipA — translation MPQVVLTLLQGVFLLFFYLFVWRAMRAILRDVNQATRQQARQATGGAQQSSARPAAAPSGRRAPAGQTASGGQPAPRGRQASGTPPRELVVHRPDAAPAVVPLNGRELTFGRGEHATVRIVDSYASDRHARLAHDGQAWVLQDLGSTNGTFVNRQKIAQPTPIYAGDQLGIGRTVVEVRK, via the coding sequence ATGCCGCAGGTCGTGCTCACCCTCCTGCAGGGCGTCTTCCTGCTCTTCTTCTACCTGTTCGTTTGGCGAGCGATGCGCGCCATCCTGCGCGATGTCAACCAGGCAACCCGGCAGCAGGCGCGCCAGGCGACGGGAGGGGCGCAACAGAGCTCGGCCCGCCCGGCCGCGGCGCCGTCGGGGCGGCGCGCCCCGGCCGGTCAGACCGCCTCCGGTGGCCAACCCGCGCCCCGAGGCCGGCAGGCGTCGGGAACACCCCCGCGCGAGCTCGTCGTCCACCGCCCCGACGCCGCACCCGCCGTCGTTCCGCTGAACGGCCGCGAGCTGACGTTCGGGCGGGGCGAGCACGCGACCGTCCGGATCGTCGACTCCTACGCGAGCGACCGACACGCCCGTCTGGCCCACGACGGGCAGGCGTGGGTCCTGCAGGATCTCGGCTCGACGAACGGTACGTTCGTGAACCGTCAGAAGATCGCCCAGCCGACGCCGATCTATGCCGGGGACCAGCTCGGCATCGGCCGCACGGTCGTCGAAGTGCGCAAGTGA
- a CDS encoding cupin domain-containing protein, with protein MSDIMTDGGATLRLVAPGGGHHWWMLGTLTTIKVGGDATGGRMTIAEFELPPGFALPPHSHREEDELFYVLDGEVSFWCNGREQTFTRGGMAWLPRRRPHTFRVTDDGPARMFNIHTGPAFEAMVEALGERTDELRLPDPPEVEPDLERITKVFAQHGIDLVSPES; from the coding sequence ATGAGCGACATCATGACCGACGGAGGCGCGACCCTGCGTCTGGTGGCCCCTGGCGGAGGGCACCACTGGTGGATGCTGGGCACGCTCACCACCATCAAGGTCGGAGGAGACGCCACCGGCGGACGCATGACGATCGCCGAGTTCGAGCTTCCCCCCGGATTCGCGCTGCCGCCGCACAGCCATCGCGAGGAGGACGAACTGTTCTACGTCCTCGATGGCGAGGTGAGCTTCTGGTGCAACGGCCGCGAGCAGACTTTCACCCGAGGCGGAATGGCGTGGCTACCGCGCCGGCGTCCCCACACCTTCAGGGTCACCGACGACGGGCCGGCACGGATGTTCAACATCCACACGGGCCCCGCGTTCGAGGCCATGGTCGAGGCCCTCGGCGAGCGCACGGACGAACTGCGCTTGCCGGACCCGCCCGAGGTGGAGCCCGACCTCGAACGCATCACCAAGGTGTTCGCCCAGCACGGTATCGATCTCGTCTCCCCGGAGTCGTGA
- a CDS encoding FhaA domain-containing protein, which yields MGILRDFEQRLEGAVEGFFARAFRSGLQPVELAKAVQRYASNHRQVGVDGVFVPNAYRVQLAPTDLERFSGYGDTLKHELAGVVQRTARERGWQLKGPPRVELVPDEAIRVGTYELRGRVEAPRRQQASAPPPRSQPPSPAPSASAAPGSSAAAATVMLGDSQQATLEISRPDHPPETRTIAGGSVIGRLAECDVTIEDPSVSRRHARIDHDGASWRIQDLGSTNGLSVNGQRIGDGPLQDGDEVKLGSVRLRFRAAAGGGSAR from the coding sequence ATGGGCATCTTGCGCGACTTCGAGCAGCGACTCGAGGGCGCCGTCGAAGGCTTCTTCGCGCGCGCCTTCCGGTCCGGCCTGCAGCCTGTCGAGCTCGCGAAGGCGGTGCAGCGGTACGCGAGCAACCACCGGCAGGTGGGCGTCGACGGCGTCTTCGTGCCCAACGCGTACCGCGTCCAGCTCGCCCCGACCGACCTCGAGCGCTTCAGCGGCTACGGCGACACCCTGAAGCACGAGCTCGCTGGCGTGGTGCAGCGCACCGCCCGTGAGCGTGGATGGCAGCTCAAGGGCCCTCCGCGGGTGGAGCTCGTGCCCGACGAGGCGATCCGGGTCGGCACCTACGAGCTGCGCGGACGTGTGGAGGCTCCCCGGCGCCAGCAGGCATCCGCCCCCCCTCCACGGTCCCAGCCACCCTCCCCTGCGCCCTCCGCGTCCGCGGCCCCGGGCAGCAGCGCAGCTGCGGCCACGGTCATGCTCGGCGACAGTCAGCAGGCCACCCTCGAGATCTCACGACCCGACCACCCACCCGAGACGCGGACGATCGCCGGGGGTTCGGTCATCGGTCGCCTCGCCGAGTGCGATGTCACCATCGAGGATCCCAGCGTGAGCCGCCGCCACGCACGGATCGACCACGACGGGGCGAGCTGGCGCATCCAGGATCTCGGCTCCACGAACGGCCTCAGCGTCAACGGCCAGCGGATCGGCGACGGTCCGCTCCAGGACGGCGACGAGGTCAAGCTCGGCAGCGTGCGCCTTCGCTTCCGGGCTGCGGCGGGCGGAGGCTCCGCGCGATGA